The genomic window TATTTATCAAGAGAACCGTTGGGCATGAATTCATAAACAAGGGCACCTTTCGATTTCTCAACAAAAAAACCAATAAGTCTAACCACATTGGCATGATGTATTCTGCCTATAGTTGCGACTTCATTAATGAAATCTTGTCCATTACCCTTTGATTTACCCAACATCTTTATGGCAACAAATGGTCCACTACTTAACTTTCCTTTATAAACAGAGCCAAAGCCTCCTTCTCCTAGCTTGTCCTTGAAACTTCTAGTCATCTTCTTTATGTCTTTGTAAGAATATCTTATTGGCATCAAGGTACTTCCACGCAGAAAAACttcaatatttttgtaaattgaaATATGTCTTCTTCGGCATCTATATATCAATAGCACACAGAAAACCACGAGGCCCAATGTAAATCTCACTATAAATGGTGGTAAGAGATAACTGCCGATAATTCTTCCTAACTTGATGCCAATCTCAGAATCATAATCTTTGTAGTATAAATCATTGGTTTCGGTTGATAAATCTGAACTTATTGTCCTGGTGGTTGTTTGTGATTGTCCTGGGGAAGTTATTTCACAAAAACACATTAAGtacatataataataacattattgTGCGGCTGTGAAAACTTAGATAAAGGAAAGTAAAATGAAGAAATAATGAACAgagagaagaacaagaagaagaactcTAATTAAATTTCAACAACGACTTATAGGGCTTGAAGACATTATTTATAACAAGGAAAATAATACTGTTTAGAAAGAACTTTCTttgcaagaaagagaagaattaTATGTGACAACTTTTAACACTAAAATATTATAACAATTCTATCTCATGTATGGTTAGCCAATTTCTAATTGGTTAAATTCTCTATTTTTATGGATTCTTCTATTTCTTGTAGAAATCTTTCTTACTATACATTAACCTCTCTTATTTTGTTATAAAACCAACAAACACATCCCTTCTATTTAACATAGCTAGTTTTCTGTGGGGGTGTTCATGACATGATCGGTTTTTCTCCAAAACCAAACCATATCCATTTATAAACCATTTATTTGGATTAGGATCCAAAACCAAACACATCCCTTCTATTTAACGGAGCTAGTTTTCTCAGTTTCTGTTAACTCTATCCCTTGTTCTCTGTTAATTCCCTTACCTGCGCTGCGCGCACTCACACACTCTCAGCACATGGCATGAGTTTCATAGTTTGATTGAAAGTCTCATAATAATGTTAGCCATTTGTTGTAGAATATTAAGGAAAGGCAAAACGCAACACACCAATACCTCCTAAATTCCACACCTAGGAAATAACAAAATCCGGGAAATTAGAAGAAACATCctagaaaaattaaaactattCAAATTTAAAGAACACAAAATTGGATCTATTCAAATTGCAACAAATGCACTTCCTGCGCTCAATTATTTGCCACAGAAAGTTAACCGTGTCAAAGAGAAGGGATGTgagcaaggttttaaattgcggttgcggttaTTGCGAATGTGGTCATTGCGgttgttgcggcgtgaaatcattttgaaatttcacaagctatataaaatgaaactagtatgtaactacactatttatccatCATTAcatagtcttagtttattccataaacaataatttgaatatattgaaaatacacggttgatagattgttaaaagtaagatttttcattaatttgacacaaattaggatttgaagttcataaaatttattttttggtgagaaaatttgaacgaacatcGCCAAAAACATCTGATGCGGCTTCCGATGCGGTTGTGATGCGGTTACGATGCggccgtacacgtgaattaagatcacaccgcaattgcggtgtgatgcggttgcggtggctaccgcatcagcaatactgcggccgcaattgcggatgcggaccgcaatttaaaaccttggatGTGAGTGTTAAGTTAAAAACCAGAGGAAATGTCAATGTTATTTAAGAGATTTTGGGGGAGGTGAGTGTAACCTAATATTAAAATAGTAGAATTGATATACAAATAACAACTTATAaatcaaagagaaaaaataacGTAGAAATTAATGTAAACAAGAAAATATCTACGTTAACCACTATGTTTTGTTTAATGGTGAAAGATTTAAATAATATGCATCAGATTTTGGGTTCGATCATCTGCTCcattataaaccaaaaagaaaatatctgACTTTCTAAAcaagaaaagataaaatattaCCTTTAACAATGCCAAGTATAATATCTGCAATAAATTATAGATAATGTAAATAATTAGATGCTTGAAAGAAAACGTAAATAATTACAGTAGGAGTTAACATACCAACAAGAAAAAACATGGTAacagtaataaaaaaatgttatcgtaaaaaaaaagtaataaaaaaatgttaatcaaAGTCGTTAGATTTGATCTAGTGATGAGAGGTTTTAAATAGTATAATAGAAATTTTGGGTTTGATTAACAACTTCAttctaaacaaaaacaaaatattaaccACAACAGATTAATGTAACTAtagaattatataatatatttgtaaaGAAATTTCAAGAAGTAATGTTACTTTATTTTAAGGCATTATTGTGTGTCTTTTTGATTTCTCATAGATTCCTCCATTTGAGGTGATCTTATTTGAGATATTGTTGGATATTAAATATGATCCTCTCTttcaatcaaaattcaaattttaatctgCCATATTGTGGCCATCTATATTTCACACCCTTTTCATCACATCAAGGTGCACTTTCACTCAAACCAAGCAAAGTGTTATACTCATTGTGTTgctaaaaaggaaaaaaaaaactattttctaCAGAGAAATTCTTACCTTCGATGAATATCTGCAGCTTTGACAAATATCCTAAAAAGAgggaaaaacacaaaaaaaaaaggaagttagctctagtaaaaaaaagttagttcCAATGGCTTTAAGTATCTATTGAATAATTCAAGTTCAATTAGTTTAGTATCATGTATGAAGTGTACAAAAATTTTATACATGTAAAATGTTCAATCATAATCGAGTTGATGTGTAATAGATAATAAATTCTTCATCATTTAATCTCATTTATCTTAGCACGGGTCACAGGGACACAATGGAAAGATGAATTACCACATCTGATTTCAAATCCCAATGGAGTCGTGCAAGCTGATTCGACAACAGATACACATTCAAGACCTATGGTAGTCTGATTGAAGTAGCAGTCCTGTTTGTTAATGTCACAAGAATCTTCGCAAGCACGTCTGGTCCACGAAATGTAAAATCCATAGCTTAGCATTTCATGAATTTCCATATAGGAAGAATAACTTTGTCCAGTGCTTATATGAGCCTTTAAAGCAGGAGCTGATGACATAGCAACAAGCTTAACCTGACAATCAACATTTAATCTCCCAGTCTTGATGTTGCCGGCGATCGCATAAACATGGCCTTCGGAATTACATTTAACACAAGAAGATATATCGACATACATGGGATCCTTCTTTACTGGTTTACTACAGTTCAAGTAAATTATGTGCCCCAGCCAACTGGATTGACTGCGGGCTTCGTACAGATCCCCGTGGTACTGATAATTGTAATAACTTGTGAAATTGGATGTAGTTATGAAATACCGAGGAATGGAGGAGCAATCCCTGTCTTCAATTCCGGGATCAACTACTCGAATTGTATAGTATTTGTAGTTGATTGATTTCACGTAGTATTTCCCCGAAAACAGAGTTAACACCGTCATGTTGTTTTCGCAGGATAACTCATACCTTGGATCACCGCAGGCTGTTGGGTCATTCTTAAGTCGAAAGGGATGTTTTATGTTTGTGATTTTGCCGCATGAAGAAGGTGAACAATATGTTTGGTTTTTACTAGTAATAGTTGCATCACATacttgatgatgataatgatgcaGTATTAGTACAACAAACATCACTTGAAGGAAGCATAGAAATGATTCCATCCTTCTTCTCATGAGTACTGATGCTGAAATGGAACATAACATACACACCAATAATATCAAAGTATACTAATTGTAAGGTCACTCAAAACTGTCTTTATCTGTTTCAAAGTCAATATGAATGAGTCAAAGAGCAGTGCCGgagttgaatgttgaatttttcTTTAGTGCTATGGGATTGTCCTTTTCGGAAATGGATTGAGTGCAGTCGTCCGAGAGTACAATCAAGCTGTAGTCAACAATTCAGTCATCTAGTAAAAATCAGACCGCTCAGATTTTAATacagttttattttttagaaatacAAAAATTTGGACTTTGAAATTTGGATGGTTTGATTTCGATTGAACAATCACGATAACACTTACTGCATACAGTCATGGGTATAGACTGCAGCAAATCCGAATACGTCTTTTTCGAAGCGTCAAAATATTTTAGCCAACTTTCTTGACTTTCACCACTCACCACCAGTATACATTATAATATTAAggacaaattttttaattacaataaAGGAGAAGAATGGTTCTTTGTGTTCTACTATTATCTTCATGTGATGATAGTTCTGGACTTTGACTGATTCTTtttttgaatttcatttttttgactaactcttgatatatatttcatttttttaatttcattttttttgactaattctTAATCTATATTTCATTTTACAGCATTCTTTGACTGATTGGTTTCTATTATCTTCTATCTAGTTTTTCCCTCTCAGAGAGCTTGccataatataattaaaattattctaAGATTCAAGAGTGATTCCCTTCAACATGTCACTGTTCACAATAATCCTTGCACTGCTGCTGTTAGTGAACCTTGAAAATGGTCTGAGTGATGCTTCCATTGAATGTCCTTTCAAGCTTAACTGTACACATAACAAGAAGTTTCTTGAACTTCCTGCTCATCCAGTCCCTGTCAACCTCATAATCACTCACATTGATTATATATACCGATTGTTGTATCTATCAGATCCCGGAAATTGTTTACCGAAACTCATCCTTGATCACAACTTTTCATCAATATTTCCGTTGAAGAACAGTTTTGAAGGAAATATTAGTTTCTTCAATTGTTCTTCAGTAGTACAACTCAGAACAACCGATTATGTGAACCAGGGTGGGCTAGATATCAAATCTTGTCCAATTTATGTTGCTGATTCAGATTACGAAAGTATAGTTGAATCTGATCTTGTATACTGCATTAAAATGTTTGACCGCGAATCTTCATTCTACAAACAATCTGCACAGAGTATTCAAAACAACCTACTCTCATTTACATGGGAAGGAACAAATTTTGACATACGATGCTTGAAATGTGAACACAAATCAAAGAAGAAGATTACATTCATTATTTTATCCTCTGCAGGTGAGAGTGAGACATCTTTGTTCTTATCCTTACTGATTTCCTCTTTACTATATAGCAGAAATTTTAAGGATGTTGACTGTTTAATTTTCAGGTGTAATCATCGGTTCAACTCTGTTAGTGTTTGTCCTCGGTGCTATTGTTCGAATTCATCTCCATTTCAAGATGAAAGGCGAAGATCATACAAGAATCGAAAACTTTTTAAAGGATTACAAGGCTTTAAAACCAACCAGATTCTCCTATGCTGACATAAAGAGAATCACAAATAAATTTAAGGATAAGTTAGGCGAAGGAGCTCACGGAGCTGTATACAAAGGTAAATTATCGAGCCAAATTTTGGTTGCTGTTAAGATGCTGAATAACGCAGAGGGAGATGGGAAAGAGTTCATAAATGAAGTGGGAACTATGGGGAAAATCCACCATCTCAATGTTGTCCGCTTACTTGGCTATTGTGCAGATGGATTTCACCGTGCTCTAGTTTATGACTTTTTCCCAAATGGTTCGTTGCAGAAATTCATTTCTCCTCCTAGCAACAAAGATAGTTTCCTTGGATGGGACAAGTTGCAGCAAATTGCTTTAGGCATAGCCAGTGGAATTGAATATCTTCATCA from Trifolium pratense cultivar HEN17-A07 linkage group LG1, ARS_RC_1.1, whole genome shotgun sequence includes these protein-coding regions:
- the LOC123910393 gene encoding rust resistance kinase Lr10-like, with product MSLFTIILALLLLVNLENGLSDASIECPFKLNCTHNKKFLELPAHPVPVNLIITHIDYIYRLLYLSDPGNCLPKLILDHNFSSIFPLKNSFEGNISFFNCSSVVQLRTTDYVNQGGLDIKSCPIYVADSDYESIVESDLVYCIKMFDRESSFYKQSAQSIQNNLLSFTWEGTNFDIRCLKCEHKSKKKITFIILSSAGVIIGSTLLVFVLGAIVRIHLHFKMKGEDHTRIENFLKDYKALKPTRFSYADIKRITNKFKDKLGEGAHGAVYKGKLSSQILVAVKMLNNAEGDGKEFINEVGTMGKIHHLNVVRLLGYCADGFHRALVYDFFPNGSLQKFISPPSNKDSFLGWDKLQQIALGIASGIEYLHQGCDERILHFDINPHNVLIDDSFIPKITDFGLAKICSKNQSIVSMTAARGTLGYMAPEVFSRNFGNVSYKSDIYSYGMLLLEIVGGRKNTNTTTNEDNFQVLYPDWIHSLLEGGDIQIPIDEEGDFRIAKKLAIVGLWCIQWQPMHRPSMKTVMQMLQGDEDKLKVPSNPFGPTTSANTTTNVVAKRINLELEVIEEID